In Desulfobulbaceae bacterium DB1, the sequence AATACAAACAGTATTAAGACGAGAATGCTAAAAAAAATTGATCATATCGGTATTGCCGTCAAATCCATCGACCAGGCCCGCCGATTTTACGAAGATGCCCTGGGGCTCACCTTGGAAAAGATGGAAACAGTGCCGAGCCAGAAGGTGAAAACAGCTTTTTTCCGTCTCGGCGAGGTGCACATCGAGCTGCTTGAACCCTTGGATGCGGAAAGTCCTGTTGCTGTTTTCCTTGAGAAAAAAGGGGAGGGCTTTCATCATATTGCCTACCGGACGGACGATATTGAAAAAGAGATCGATCAGGCGAAAGAGTCCGGCTGCCGCATGGTGCATGAGGTTCCGGTGGAAGGGGCGGGGGGGAAGCAGATTGCTTTTCTCCATCCGAAATCAACCTTCGGTGTCCTGACCGAGTTCTGCGCACAAGGAAAAAAGAAATGACCATGCAGAAAAAACTTGATGAGCTGATGGCGCTGCGCGCCCAGGCCCGGCTCGGCGGCGGGCAGGATAAAATAGACAAGCATCACGCCCAGAACAAGATGACGGCCCGGGAACGGCTGGCCCTGCTGCTTGATGAGGGCTCCTTTGAGGAGTTTGACATGTTCAAGGCCCACCGCTGCCAGGATTTCGGCATGGCGGACAAGCAGTTTCTCGGCGATGGGGTGGTGACCGGGTACGGCACCATTGACGGCCGTCTCGTTTATGTCTTTTCCCAGGACTTCACCGTCCTTGGCGGGTCGCTGTCTGAAACCTTTTCCGAAAAGATCTGCAAGATCATGGATCTGGCCATCAAAAACGGCGCGCCGGTAATCGGCCTCAACGACTCGGGCGGCGCGCGCATTCAGGAAGGAATCGAGAGCCTGGCCGGCTACACGGATATTTTTCTGCGCAATGTCATGGCCTCGGGAGTGGTGCCGCAGATTTCCGCCATTTTCGGCCCCTGCGCGGGCGGCGCGGTTTATTCGCCGGCGCTTACCGATTTTGCCGTCATGGTCAAAAACAACAGCTATATGTTTCTCACCGGGCCCAAGGTGGTGAAATCGGTCACCCACGAGGATGTGACGGTCGAGCAGCTCGGCGGCGCCTCCGTTCATGCCGCCAAAAGCGGCGTGGCTGATTATGCGGCGGAAAGCGGCGCCGATGCCGTTGCCTATGTGAAAAAGCTTTTTTCCTATGTGCCGCAGAACAATGTGGAAAATCCCCCGTTCAAGCCGACAAGCGACCGGCCGGAGCGCCGGGATGAACTGCTCAACCAGATCATTCCGGACAATCCCAATGCCGCCTATGACATGAAGCAGGTCATCCTGCGCACCGTTGACGACGGCGAGTTTCTTGAGGTCAAAGAGCTTTTTGCCGCAAATATCATCACCGGCTTTGCCCGCTATAACGGCAGCAGTGTCGGTATTGTCGCCAATCAGCCCTGCTGCCTGTCCGGCGTGCTCGATATCGATGCCTCGATCAAGGCGGCCCGCTTTGTCCGGTTCTGCGACTGCTTTAATATTCCCATTGTCACCTTTGTCGATGTGCCGGGCTTTCTGCCCGGCACCAACCAGGAGTATAACGGCGTCATCCGCAATGGCGCCAAAATCCTTTACGCCTATGCCGAGGCCACTGTTCCCAAGGTCACGGTGATTACCCGCAAGGCCTATGGCGGAGCCTATTGCGTCATGTCCTCCAAGCATCTGCGGGGTGATGTCAATTATGCCTGGCCCACTGCGGAAATCGCCGTCATGGGGGCAAAAGGCGCGGTGGAGGTGCTTTATGGCCGGGAGGCGCGCGACACCGACAATCCCGAGCAGTTTCTGGCGGATCGGGAAAAGGAATACGCCGACACGGTGGCAAATCCCTATGTGGCGGCAAGACGCGGTTATGTCGATGACATCATTGAACCGGCCCGTACCCGGTTCCGCATCATCAAGGCGCTGGGTATGCTGAAAAACAAACGTGACACCAACCCCATGAAGAAACATGGGAATATCCCCTTGTAAGCCATGAATTTCTCCTTGCCGCATATCGGAACAGACAACTTTTTTGTCGGGGATTTCAATGCCGTCACCTTCAGCCTTTTCGGCATGCTGCTGGTCTTTTCCGGGCTTGCGATCATAAGCCTCTATATCGCCTTTCTGCCGCGATTTCTCCAGTTCATCGACAAAAGAAAAAGAGACGGGCAGGCGAAAAAGGGAAATGGTGTGCTTGAGGAGTCGCCGGCGGAAAAAGAGATCCTGCTCGCCATTGCCGCGGCCTTTCATCTGGACCAGAATTTTCCCGAGGAAAATCAAAAGATTACCTGGAAAAGTCACGGGGATGTCGATTCTCTTTGGCAGATTTCCGGCAGGGTGCAGGGAATGTCGCAACGAACCCATGTTTCACGCCGCGTCTTCCCACACCATTAACCATCATTATCTCAAAATCGGATCAGCGCCATGCGACTCTATAACCTGACGGTTAACGGCAATGAATATGAAGTGATTATCCGCGAAGTCACCGAGGAAACCATCAGGGCCGAGGTAAACGGTGTTGAACATATCGTGGCGATCAACAAAATCGTCAATCTTGCCGCCGCCAAAGCCGTTCAAGAACCAATCCAGCCTCTTTCAACGCCAACCGTTTTTGCGGAAAAAACGACTCCTGTTTCATTTGCCGGCACGGAGCAGAGCGAGGGGTGTGTCTGTTCGCCGTTGCCCGGCCATATTCTGGAGATTGCCGTGGAGGTGGGAGACAAGGTGCTGGTCGGGCAGAAGCTTCTGGTGCTTGAGGCCATGAAACTTGAGAACATCATCACCGCCGAATGGGGAGGCGTGGTCAAAAAGATTCTTGTTGCCGAGGGCGATACCGTCAATCATGACCAGAAACTCATTCTTATTGCCTGAGGATTTCCCCCATGGATTTCGCTACCTTTTATCATAATTCCGGATTTGCCAATCTTGAGTGGGGCAATCTGGTGATGATCCTGGTGGGAGTCATTTTCATTTACCTGGCGGTGGTCAAGGATTATGAACCGCTGCTGCTGGTGCCCATCGGTTTCGGCATCATCGTCGGGAACATTCCGCCGATCACCGGCATGCCGCTGGGCATTTATGAAGAAGGGAGCGTGCTCAACTATCTTTACTACGGCGTCATGAAGGGTATTTATCCGCCCCTTATTTTTCTCGGCATCGGCGCCATGACCGATTTTTCCACCATGCTGTCGAATCCGAAACTCATCCTGCTCGGGGCCGCGGCCCAGATCGGCGTTTTCCTGACCTTTCTCGGCGCTCTGTATCTCGGTTTTTCACCGCAACAGGCGGGAGCCATCGGCATTATCGGCGGCGCCGACGGCCCGACCGCGATCTTTCTGTCGTCAATGATCGCCCCGGAACTGCTCGGGCCCATCGCCATTGCCGCCTACTCCTACATGGCCCTGGTGCCGGTCATTCAGCCGCCGGTCATGTATCTCTGCACCACCAGGGCGGAAAGG encodes:
- a CDS encoding methylmalonyl-CoA epimerase, translating into MLKKIDHIGIAVKSIDQARRFYEDALGLTLEKMETVPSQKVKTAFFRLGEVHIELLEPLDAESPVAVFLEKKGEGFHHIAYRTDDIEKEIDQAKESGCRMVHEVPVEGAGGKQIAFLHPKSTFGVLTEFCAQGKKK
- a CDS encoding methylmalonyl-CoA carboxyltransferase, encoding MTMQKKLDELMALRAQARLGGGQDKIDKHHAQNKMTARERLALLLDEGSFEEFDMFKAHRCQDFGMADKQFLGDGVVTGYGTIDGRLVYVFSQDFTVLGGSLSETFSEKICKIMDLAIKNGAPVIGLNDSGGARIQEGIESLAGYTDIFLRNVMASGVVPQISAIFGPCAGGAVYSPALTDFAVMVKNNSYMFLTGPKVVKSVTHEDVTVEQLGGASVHAAKSGVADYAAESGADAVAYVKKLFSYVPQNNVENPPFKPTSDRPERRDELLNQIIPDNPNAAYDMKQVILRTVDDGEFLEVKELFAANIITGFARYNGSSVGIVANQPCCLSGVLDIDASIKAARFVRFCDCFNIPIVTFVDVPGFLPGTNQEYNGVIRNGAKILYAYAEATVPKVTVITRKAYGGAYCVMSSKHLRGDVNYAWPTAEIAVMGAKGAVEVLYGREARDTDNPEQFLADREKEYADTVANPYVAARRGYVDDIIEPARTRFRIIKALGMLKNKRDTNPMKKHGNIPL
- a CDS encoding glutaconyl-CoA decarboxylase subunit beta; its protein translation is MDFATFYHNSGFANLEWGNLVMILVGVIFIYLAVVKDYEPLLLVPIGFGIIVGNIPPITGMPLGIYEEGSVLNYLYYGVMKGIYPPLIFLGIGAMTDFSTMLSNPKLILLGAAAQIGVFLTFLGALYLGFSPQQAGAIGIIGGADGPTAIFLSSMIAPELLGPIAIAAYSYMALVPVIQPPVMYLCTTRAERKIRMKPPRKVSRRERIIFPIVAFLICTLIAPGAITLLGMLFFGNLLKESTVTDRLANSARNALIDIVTILLGLTVGASTQAQTFLTPQSILIFVLGALSFVVATMGGVLFAKFMNLFLKEKINPLLGAAGVSAVPDSARVVQAIGQKEDPGNFLLMHAMAPNVAGVIGSAIAAGVLWSALGKF